A genomic stretch from Juglans microcarpa x Juglans regia isolate MS1-56 chromosome 3S, Jm3101_v1.0, whole genome shotgun sequence includes:
- the LOC121256913 gene encoding mitotic spindle checkpoint protein MAD2-like: MASRTFAKDIITLRGSAAIVSEFFGYAANSILYNRGVYPEESFVKMKKYGLPMLLTQDEGVKSFIANLTAQLSEWLESGKLQRIVLVIMSKATNEVLERWNFSIETDGEVVEKGVSREKSDKEIMREIQAIMRQIASSITYLPCLDEPCVFDVLAYTDKDVAIPFTWIESDPKLIANPQMVKLHSFDTKIHKVDTLVSYKNDEWDEQ; the protein is encoded by the exons ATGGCTTCAAGAACATTCGCTAAAGATATAATCACCCTTCGAGGTTCAGCGGCAATTGTTAGCGAGTTCTTTG GGTACGCTGCAAACAG TATTCTGTACAATCGCGGAGTATACCCGGAAGAAAGTTTTgtgaagatgaaaaaatatgggcTTCCAATGTTGCTTACTCAGGATGAGGGTGTCAAATCCTTCATTGCCAACTTAACCGCTCAGCTTTCTG AATGGCTGGAATCTGGAAAGTTACAGAGAATTGTTCTTGTTATAATGAGTAAGGCTACCAATGAGGTCCTAGAAAGGTGGAACTTTAGCATTGAAACAGACGGCGAGGTTGTCGAGAAGGG GGTCTCAAGAGAGAAGAGTGACAAGGAAATCATGAGGGAGATACAGGCTATAATGCGCCAGATTGCTTCAAGCATTACCTACTTGCCATGCCTTGACGAACCTT gtgtgtttgatgtgttggcATACACTGATAAAGATGTTGCAATTCCATTCACTTGGATTGAGAGCGACCCCAAACTTATAGCTAATCCACAAATGGTAAAACTGCATTCCTTTGATACAAAG ATTCACAAGGTTGACACTCTTGTTTCGTACAAGAACGATGAATGGGACGAGCAGTAG